Below is a genomic region from Pectobacterium polaris.
GGCAGTTTCCTGCTGATGAACGGCTTTAACATCATCCGCTTCTGGCGTATGCAGCAGCGCGGCATCGATCCTTTCAGCGTCGAAAATAAGGCGTAATTTCAGGTGTTTCTCGTAATATAACGCCGTTCGTTTTGAAGCGAACGGCGTTAGAGGGAAGGGGAGAACCAAAACTCGTGTCAGTTGGGCACGACTAATACATATAAACGACAACCCATAACATCCATAGCAGATCCATGGAATTTATCGTTCCAACAACTCAGCCTGGGGCAAACCTGCTACGGGCATTCGAACCGCCCAGGGGAATCGCTTAGGGTCACTTGCTTCATATTGGTTAACTTCGATACGAGGGAGATTACGTTTGTCGTAGATAGTACCCAATCGCAGCGTGAGACTCGCGGGTGCCGCCAGAAATAGCGATATTTCGACAATACCTTGCTGTGCTAAAGACATGACAATATCCAGAAATTGCTGCGTGAGGTGCTGCTGCTTAAATTCCGACCAGTGAGAATGAGTATTACGTCCTACTAAATCTGCTTTGATGATTGGAACATCACTTTCAACCATTTGCACATCAGCTTCAAGAACATCGTAAGATGCAGACACGCAGAGAGCTACCCGTTTTACAGTAGTGTTTATGGCATCAAGTCCTGTTACAACGAAACGGTTACCATCATCTTCATCAGTAAGCGCTCGCCAGGTATGCTGTCTCCGATCCCAGTCCATGATTAATGTTCGGGACTCATCATCGACAATAACACCGAGCAAAAAGAGAAATGGAACTGGTGCAAGTCCACCGAGTACGAATGATATATCTGACCTGTCCAGCCCATCACACCTTCGAGCTAAGTCGTCTGGGAGG
It encodes:
- a CDS encoding SAVED domain-containing protein; the protein is MISYFLRSLIDWVFRKRSVGLALVRIGVPLFAVVLTGLTLGVTIPSSQGNYIFSWDSSGSAGALSWGVFIIAIIIVFLGISLIVRDIRSESSKKVIVIEARGLRDYQGQPLASAVPSSIPGRREQVTIDLRKGGMADGAILSPDAAIRRLTNLPDDLARRCDGLDRSDISFVLGGLAPVPFLFLLGVIVDDESRTLIMDWDRRQHTWRALTDEDDGNRFVVTGLDAINTTVKRVALCVSASYDVLEADVQMVESDVPIIKADLVGRNTHSHWSEFKQQHLTQQFLDIVMSLAQQGIVEISLFLAAPASLTLRLGTIYDKRNLPRIEVNQYEASDPKRFPWAVRMPVAGLPQAELLER